The nucleotide window GAGCTCGATGCCGCGTTCGAAGTAGTCCTGGTCGTCGACCTTGCTGAGGTGGTGGATGAGCACCGCCTTGTCGGCGGCGGAGACGTAGTTGATGCCAACAGCCTCGCCGAGACCGTTCTTCACGGTCTTCGACAGCTCCTTGATGTAGCCCTCGGCGCTCGTCGTGTACTTGACTTCCTCGTCGGACACCTTGGAGGTGTTGACCGTCACGAACGACTGGTCGCGCTTCATCATCGAAGCGGCGCGGTCGAGAATGGCGGGATCGAAGACGACGTCACCGTTCATCCACAGCACGCCGCCGGTGGCGGAGGCGCGCAGGGCGCGGAGCAGGCTCTTAGACGTGTTGGTCACGTCGTA belongs to Cryobacterium sp. SO2 and includes:
- a CDS encoding phosphocholine cytidylyltransferase family protein produces the protein MTTQVVILAAGMGSRLGRSLPKPLTELNDGRTIMQQQFDNIEHAFGKKTKVTIVVGYKLEHIIEAFPQASFVYNEQYDVTNTSKSLLRALRASATGGVLWMNGDVVFDPAILDRAASMMKRDQSFVTVNTSKVSDEEVKYTTSAEGYIKELSKTVKNGLGEAVGINYVSAADKAVLIHHLSKVDDQDYFERGIELAIEKNRMLVEPVDISDFYAVEVDFAEDLERANLFV